AGATTGCGAATCGGGAACATGGTTTTGACGATCTCGTGCCTGTGCTTCCCGATGAACATCCCGTATGCGCTGGCGCCGAACGATGCGGCAGTCAGCGTGTACATACCCCGACGGATAAAGGTACGTCGGGAGGCGTCAAACGTTTGAAATGCCGGGCGCGCCTGCAGCGCATCAACAGTCTCCTTCACAGGCTTGATGAACTGTAACCCCCTGCCCGCAAGCTTGAAAGGCAACTTCACAATCAAGGAGATAAGAAGAATGAGGCCGATGAACAGCGTTGATCCATGCCAAATGAAGAAGGGATACGCAGCAAAATAACGGAACCACGTTGAGTACTCACTCGGGCGCGGGCGAACAACAAGAACGTAGATCAGGGCAATGTTGAAGGCAATAAACAAGCCGGCTGCAACCCAATGTTGCCATTTGGCGTCGGGGAATTTCTGCTTGATCCAGTTCCTCGTGCGAATGTACAATAACAACTGAATTGACAGCAGAAGAGTCGGTATTACATATCTGAACACGGCTATTCCTTCTCGAACTTGCGAAATATCAACATGGCTCAATATACGTATTTCTGTAAACGCCGAAAAGGTGAATTCAGTTCACACCGGGGAGGGTATTTTGGGGAGGAGGGGAGAAATATGCAGTGGAGTGAGGCTACTGCCCTCTTCGTTGGAAGACAATAACATAGAAGTCGCCCAATCCGTGCAGGCTGGAATTGGAGGGCAGTGAGTCATCCAGACTTTCGAGGATGCGGATGCCTCGTCCGAGCATCTTTCTTGCCGGCAACGCGGAAGGAGGAGGCGTGAGAATGTTCAATCCCTTCACAGAAACAACATTGAACTGCCGTTGAAATGCCCGCTCGATCTCATCCGGCGAGTAGTACCGCATCCAGACACGTTCACCGTTCAGGTTCGCCAGCACACCATCCGGCGACCGGCGTTGAAATGCTTTTTTCCACTTGCCGCGGAGGAGGTATGACGCGGTTTCCCAGAGGCAGGTCTTCGACATCACATTCAACACAACATATCCGCCCGGACGCACAAGACGGGCGAGGTCACCTGCAATCTGATCCAGCCTATTCGTCATGTTGAGTCCGCCGAGATTGGAATACGCCCCGTCGAACTGTCTTCCATTCAGCGCATACAAGCGCTGGAATGAAAGCTGCATTGGTGTAACAAGCGTGCGAATCGCGGTCCCGTACAGCTTTCGCTGCACTTCTTCTATCATCTCGGCAGAACCGTCGGTGGCAAGAACCCGAATTCCGGCAGAGGCCAGCTCCATTGCGTCGTCGCCTGTTCCGCAATTCAGATCAAGCAATGTGTCGCCCGGACGGAAATGCCGGTAGTAGATGTTCCAGACAATGCGACGTATACGACGCGTGGCCGGATATGATTCCGCATTCCGGTTTGCGGGGTCAACTTGTGCGCTGTAGGTGAACCCCCGCTGAACGATTGTGTGCGACATCAGGTTCGAGGAAGATTGTGAGAATCCCGTGGACAGAAATGGTACACCACTGCTATTCCGGTTACCGGTCGAACTCTTGTACGTATGATGTTGTGTTCAGGTGCCGTCGGATGAAACGCAGGTACTTCTGTGATGCTACATCTACCGATTACTTGTCGTCATAGGTTGCGATGGGGGAACTGCGAGTCCAATATCGCAAGTTTGATCACGGAAAGCAAGTGTATTTCTTGAAGATGGGCGGGCATTTCAGTATATTTTGGCAGATGAACGCAAGGATTAAAGAATTTCTAGACACCGCCGTCAGGCCATTTCTCACACGTGCCTGGCAGAGACTCAAGCCCTACGCCTCACGCTTCGGGCGTTTGCTGCGGGCGTTTTTCCTCAGCAAAAGGTTCCTGGTAGCCATGATGAGCCTTATTGCCGCATTTCTTCTTCTCAACTATGTCGTGATGCCCTGGTATGTATATCACGGCGGAACGTTGTCTGTGCCGGATGTAACGATGATGCAATACGAGGAAGCGCTGAAGGTTCTGGATGATGCGGGCCTGGTCGGGATTGAGGGAGATAGGGTACTCGACAACGCGCATCCAATCGGGGGTGTGATTACGCAAAACCCTGCTCCCGGCTCGATTGTGAAGTATGGCAGACATGTGTACCTGACAGTGTGCGGTGGTGAAGTACAGGTACTTGTACCGCAGTTACGGGGAAGATCGTTGCGGGATGCGCGCTTTGCGTTGGAACGGGACGGCCTTGTGTTGGGTGACATCGAGTATGCCGCCTCGAATCAGAGCCCCGAAAACACGATCATATCACAATCAATCACGCATGCTGCAAGAGTGAAGAGGGGAACGATTGTCGGCGTAGTTGTCAGTGCAGGGAAGCCCGATCGTTCAGTTGAAATCCCCAATCTCTTCGGAAAGTCAATATCTGAAGCGATAAAACTCCTTGCGAGATATGGACTTAAAGTCGGGAATATTACGTACCAGGTGAATATTGAACTTCTTCCCAACACAATTGTTGATCAGTACCCGCAAGCGGGCGCAGCCGCTGATAGCGGAAAGACAGTCGACCTGTTTGTCGTCAAGGCGGGAATTTTACAGGACGAACACTGAATGGTAAAAATAGCCCCCTCATTGCTTTCGGCGGATTTCGCCGACCTGCAGAACCAGATTGCCGCCGCGGAGCAGGCCGGAGCAGATTGGCTTCATCTCGATATTATGGATGGCCACTTCGTTCCGAACATCTCGTTCGGGCCGCCTGTCATTAAGGCGCTCCGCAAGCACACAAAGCTGCCGTTCGACACTCACCTGATGATCGAAAATCCCGACCGCTATCTTGAGGCGTTCCACGCCGCCGGTGCGAATATCCTGACTGTGCATTACGAAGCATGCACACATCTGCACAGAACAATCAGCCGCATACAGGAACTCGGCATGAAGGCCGGAGTCTCCATCAATCCAGGCACGCCTGTGAACGCTCTGAGCGAGATTCTGCCGTATGTTGACCTCGTTCTCATTATGTCCGTAAATCCCGGTTTCGGCGGTCAGAAGTTCATTTCCACGTCAACTGAAAAATTGCGCCAATCTGCCGATATTATCAAGCAGAGGAAGCCGGAAATTCACCTTGAGGTGGACGGAGGGATCGATGATACGACTGCCGCGGCAGTTGTGAAAGCGGGGGCGAATGTTCTCGTTGCCGGAAACTACATTTTCGGGCAGGGGAATATCGCAGGGTCGATTGCCACACTGAGGAGAATTTCAGGTTGATTGTTGTTGATTGATGGTTGATTGGCTATAGCTTTCCGGTTTTCATTTCTTATTCTGCATTTCAAAGAGA
This portion of the Bacteroidota bacterium genome encodes:
- a CDS encoding methyltransferase domain-containing protein, with translation MSHTIVQRGFTYSAQVDPANRNAESYPATRRIRRIVWNIYYRHFRPGDTLLDLNCGTGDDAMELASAGIRVLATDGSAEMIEEVQRKLYGTAIRTLVTPMQLSFQRLYALNGRQFDGAYSNLGGLNMTNRLDQIAGDLARLVRPGGYVVLNVMSKTCLWETASYLLRGKWKKAFQRRSPDGVLANLNGERVWMRYYSPDEIERAFQRQFNVVSVKGLNILTPPPSALPARKMLGRGIRILESLDDSLPSNSSLHGLGDFYVIVFQRRGQ
- a CDS encoding PASTA domain-containing protein, encoding MNARIKEFLDTAVRPFLTRAWQRLKPYASRFGRLLRAFFLSKRFLVAMMSLIAAFLLLNYVVMPWYVYHGGTLSVPDVTMMQYEEALKVLDDAGLVGIEGDRVLDNAHPIGGVITQNPAPGSIVKYGRHVYLTVCGGEVQVLVPQLRGRSLRDARFALERDGLVLGDIEYAASNQSPENTIISQSITHAARVKRGTIVGVVVSAGKPDRSVEIPNLFGKSISEAIKLLARYGLKVGNITYQVNIELLPNTIVDQYPQAGAAADSGKTVDLFVVKAGILQDEH
- a CDS encoding ribulose-phosphate 3-epimerase, whose translation is MVKIAPSLLSADFADLQNQIAAAEQAGADWLHLDIMDGHFVPNISFGPPVIKALRKHTKLPFDTHLMIENPDRYLEAFHAAGANILTVHYEACTHLHRTISRIQELGMKAGVSINPGTPVNALSEILPYVDLVLIMSVNPGFGGQKFISTSTEKLRQSADIIKQRKPEIHLEVDGGIDDTTAAAVVKAGANVLVAGNYIFGQGNIAGSIATLRRISG